In Chryseobacterium lactis, a single genomic region encodes these proteins:
- a CDS encoding Lrp/AsnC family transcriptional regulator, which yields MDLKDKMILSIIQEDSTLSVKEISEKIGLTFTPTYERIKQLEKQGIIEKYVGLLNREKLGLNIIVYCNVRLKEQSKKVLETFEKNISKYDEVQEITSLSGEYDYMLKIIAKDINSYNEFAVSVISNLPNIGQYHSSIVLHEVKKSTKFKIDLE from the coding sequence ATGGATTTAAAAGACAAAATGATTCTCAGCATTATTCAGGAAGACTCTACATTATCAGTTAAGGAAATATCCGAAAAGATAGGTCTTACCTTCACTCCTACGTATGAAAGGATCAAACAATTGGAGAAACAGGGAATTATTGAGAAGTATGTAGGGCTTTTAAACCGTGAAAAACTGGGTTTGAATATTATTGTTTACTGTAATGTTCGTCTGAAAGAACAATCCAAAAAAGTATTGGAGACTTTTGAGAAAAACATTTCCAAATACGATGAAGTTCAGGAAATAACCAGCCTTTCGGGCGAATATGATTATATGTTGAAAATTATCGCAAAGGATATTAATTCCTATAATGAATTTGCTGTAAGCGTAATTTCCAATCTTCCTAATATCGGACAATACCACAGTTCTATTGTGCTTCATGAGGTTAAAAAATCTACTAAATTCAAAATTGATCTGGAGTAA
- a CDS encoding aspartate carbamoyltransferase catalytic subunit: MFTITELSTERINSILTEALAFANGKTAKIEGEVFCSNLFFEDSTRTKTSFDLAERKLGLQVVPFDASHSSVNKGESLYDTVKTIESIGVNLVVIRDKKDRYFEELKNITIPVINGGDGTGNHPSQCMLDLLTIYQEFGKFEGLKVGIVGDVKHSRVANSNAEALRRLGAKVYFSGPEQWFDEGALINGTYLSVDELTAEVDVLMLLRIQHERHDSAMSFTASEYHKRYGLTKEREKAMKKEAIIMHPAPINRGVEIDSDLVECERSRVFKQMQNGVFARMAILKEALEEKGFAFK; the protein is encoded by the coding sequence ATGTTTACGATTACAGAACTAAGCACCGAGAGAATCAACAGTATACTGACAGAAGCATTAGCTTTTGCAAACGGAAAAACTGCTAAAATTGAAGGAGAAGTTTTTTGCTCAAACCTTTTCTTCGAAGACAGCACAAGAACAAAGACAAGTTTTGATCTTGCAGAAAGAAAACTGGGACTTCAGGTAGTTCCTTTTGATGCATCACACAGTTCGGTAAATAAAGGAGAAAGTCTTTATGATACAGTGAAGACTATCGAAAGTATAGGAGTAAACCTGGTAGTGATCCGTGACAAAAAGGACAGATATTTTGAAGAACTAAAAAATATAACGATTCCTGTAATCAATGGAGGAGACGGAACAGGAAATCATCCTTCACAATGTATGCTGGATTTACTGACGATCTATCAGGAGTTTGGAAAGTTTGAAGGGTTAAAAGTAGGAATTGTAGGAGATGTAAAGCACAGTCGTGTTGCCAATTCAAATGCAGAGGCATTAAGAAGATTAGGCGCTAAAGTATACTTCTCAGGACCCGAACAATGGTTTGATGAAGGAGCTTTAATCAACGGAACCTATCTTTCGGTAGATGAATTGACCGCTGAAGTAGATGTCCTGATGTTATTAAGAATCCAGCACGAAAGACACGATTCTGCCATGAGCTTTACCGCTTCGGAATACCATAAAAGATATGGCCTGACCAAAGAAAGAGAGAAAGCAATGAAAAAAGAAGCAATCATCATGCACCCGGCACCGATCAACAGAGGAGTGGAAATAGATTCTGATCTGGTGGAATGCGAAAGATCAAGAGTCTTCAAGCAAATGCAAAACGGAGTCTTCGCAAGAATGGCCATTCTGAAAGAAGCGCTGGAAGAAAAAGGATTCGCCTTTAAATAA
- the argH gene encoding argininosuccinate lyase → MKKIWQKDDLATNILVTQFTVGKDLDFDERLAKYDVKGSMAHCKMLAESGIISNEESDQMLSVLHIILEKIENGSFEIDKEAEDIHSQVEAILIEELGDTGKKIHTARSRNDQVLLDIKLYLLDEIREITALTDEFFQILIQLADQHKNVLLPGYTHLQIAMPSSFGLWFGAYAEALLDDVEMLFSTKNIINKNPLGSAAGYGSSFPINRESTTYNLGFQSMNYNSVYAQMTRGKSEKLLAMAMATLAGTLGKFAYDVCLYLNQNFDFISFPKEFTTGSSIMPHKKNPDIFELVRARCNRIQSLPNELILLTNNLPSGYHRDVQLTKEILFPAIDSLKECLEILSYTLPNIQVKDGILEDEKYKYLFSVEKINEEVKNGSSFRDAYVKVGQEIENNEFEFEPGALNHSHQGSIGNLCLDKIEYQFNKLKNKLLG, encoded by the coding sequence ATGAAAAAGATATGGCAGAAGGACGACCTTGCCACCAATATATTAGTAACTCAATTCACGGTCGGGAAAGACCTTGATTTTGATGAGCGTCTGGCAAAATACGATGTAAAAGGCTCAATGGCCCATTGTAAAATGCTGGCAGAAAGCGGGATTATCTCAAATGAAGAATCAGACCAGATGCTGTCTGTTTTACATATTATTTTAGAAAAAATTGAAAACGGAAGTTTTGAAATTGATAAAGAAGCTGAGGATATCCATTCTCAGGTAGAAGCGATCTTGATTGAAGAATTAGGAGATACAGGAAAGAAAATTCATACCGCAAGATCAAGAAATGATCAGGTTCTATTGGATATTAAACTGTATTTATTGGATGAAATCCGTGAAATAACGGCATTAACGGATGAGTTTTTCCAGATTTTAATTCAACTGGCAGATCAGCATAAAAATGTTCTGCTTCCGGGATATACGCATTTGCAGATTGCAATGCCTTCCTCTTTCGGATTGTGGTTCGGAGCCTATGCAGAAGCTTTGTTGGATGATGTGGAAATGCTGTTTTCAACAAAAAATATCATTAATAAAAATCCTTTGGGATCAGCAGCAGGCTATGGTTCATCTTTTCCGATCAATCGTGAGAGTACAACGTACAACTTAGGATTTCAGTCGATGAATTATAACTCGGTCTATGCTCAGATGACTCGTGGAAAGTCCGAGAAGTTACTGGCAATGGCCATGGCAACTTTAGCTGGAACACTTGGCAAATTTGCGTACGATGTTTGTCTGTATTTAAATCAAAATTTTGATTTCATCAGTTTTCCAAAAGAGTTTACAACGGGAAGTAGCATCATGCCACACAAGAAAAATCCTGATATTTTTGAATTGGTTCGTGCGCGATGCAACAGAATACAGTCGCTTCCGAATGAGCTTATTTTGCTTACAAATAACCTTCCGTCAGGATATCACAGAGACGTACAACTGACCAAGGAAATTCTCTTCCCTGCTATTGATTCGTTAAAGGAATGTCTGGAAATCTTAAGCTATACTTTACCTAATATCCAGGTAAAAGACGGAATTCTTGAAGACGAAAAGTATAAGTATCTGTTTAGTGTAGAGAAGATCAATGAGGAAGTGAAAAACGGAAGTTCTTTCCGTGATGCATATGTAAAAGTAGGACAGGAGATTGAAAACAATGAATTTGAATTCGAGCCGGGCGCTTTGAATCATTCACACCAGGGAAGTATAGGAAACCTTTGCCTGGATAAAATAGAATACCAGTTCAATAAACTGAAGAATAAATTATTGGGTTAA